Sequence from the Kribbella aluminosa genome:
TGGTCCTCGACCGCTGGATTCCACCAGCGGTCGTAGTGCACGACATGCTCGGCGCGGGTGAGGTTCAGCCCGGTGCCCGCGGCCTTCAGCGACAGCAGGAACACCGGCACCTCACCGGCCTGGAAGCGGTCGACCATCTCCTCGCGCTGCGGGATCGGCGTACCGCCGTGCAGCAACTGGGCGCCGATCCCGCGCTCGGCCAGGTGCCGCTCGAGCAGCCGGGCCATGGCGACGTACTGCGTGAAGACGAGCACCGCGCCGTCCTCGGCGACGATCGTCTGGAGGAGTTCGTCGAGCAGCTCGAGCTTGCCGGAGCGGCCGGTCAGCCGGGCGTCGCCGGGCTCCTTGAGGTACTGCGCCGGGTGGTTGCAGATCTGCTTGAGCCCGGTCAGCAGCTTCACGATCAGGCCGCGGCGCGCCATCCGGTCGCTCGCCCGGACCTCGTCCATCAGCTCGCGGACCGTTGCCTCGTACAACACCACCTGCTCGCGGGTCAGCGACACCGGCTGGTCGGTCTCGGTCTTCGGCGGCAGCTCCGGCGCGATCCCGGGGTCGGACTTCTTCCGGCGGAGCAGGAACGGCCGGACGAGTTTCGCCAGCCGCGCGGCGACCTCCTCGTCCTTGTCGGCCTCGATCGGCGTCGCCCACTGGTTGCGGAACGTCCCGAGCCGGCCGAGCAGGCTGGGTGTGGTCCAGTCGAGGATCGCCCACAGCTCGGACAGGTTGTTCTCGACCGGGGTGCCGGTGAGCGCGACCCGTGCCTTGGCCGGGATGGTCCGCAGCGCCTTCGCCGTACCGGACGACGGGTTCTTCACGTGCTGCGCCTCGTCGGCGACGACCAGCCCCCACGGATGCCCGGCCAGTCGTACGGCGTCCCGGCGGAGCGTGCCGTACGTCGTGAGCACGAAGCCGTCCTGCGCCTCGTCGAGGGAGCGGGACGTGCCGTGGAAGCGGCGTACCGAGGTACCGGGGGCGAAGCGGCGGATCTCGCGCTCCCAGTTGCCGAGCAGCGACGCGGGACAGACGACGAGCGTCGGGCCGGCGGTGTCCTCGGATTGCCGGCGGTGCAGGTGCAGCGAGATCAACGTGATCGTCTTGCCGAGGCCCATGTCGTCGGCGAGGCAGCCGCCGAGGCCGAGCGACGTCATCCGGGTGAGCCAGCGCAGACCGCGGAGCTGGTAGTCGCGCAGTGTCGCCTCGAGACCCGGCGGGGCGGCGATCGGGTCGTCGGCGCGATCCGGGTCGGCGATCCGGGCGCGGAGGTCGTCGAGCCACTTGGCCGGGGTGACCGTGATGTGCTGACCGTCGACCTCGGTGGTGCCGGTGAGTGCGGCGCCGAGCGCGTCGATCGCGGTGACGGGTTTGAGGATCCGCTCGCGGGCCTTGCGGGCGAGCTCGGGGTCGATCAGCATCCACTGGTCGCGGAGCCGGACGACGGGGCGGGTGGACTCGGCGAGCTGGTCGAGCTCGGCCGCGGTCAGCGGGTCGTCGCCGAGCGCGACCTGCCAGCTGAAGTCGAGCGTCTTGTCGCCCTGGAAGAAGCCGGGCAGATCGCTGGGCGGACCGTCGGCCGAGGTGATCGCGGCGCGCGCGGTGAGCGATCGCCCGAGGCTGCGCGGCCAGTGCACGTCCACGCCGGCCGCCGCGAGCCGTTGGGCGGACCCGGCGAGCAGATCGGCGACGTCCTCGTCAGCCAGGTCCAAGCGATCGGGTACGGCGGAGTCGAGCAGCTGACCGAGCGGCCGCCAGACCCGTGCGGCCCGGCGGATCGCGAGCGTCGCGTCGATCCGCGCCCGCGGGCCGAACCCCGGGACGTCGGCCGACCAGACGTCGTCCGCGTCGCTGACCAGCGTCGGGTCCTTCAGGCTGTGCAGCTGTACGACGGCATCGAACGACTGCTCGGCACCCATCTCCACCCGCAACGAAATCCGCACGCCCGCGTCCAGCCCCGCGGACACCTCGTCCGCCCAGCCCCGCAACCGCTCGGCGCGTTGCGGCGCGGCCGCGGCGAACAGGTTCGTCTGATGCAGCTTCGCGGCCGCGGGTGACCGCGGCATCCCGTCCGCCACCGCATCCAGAAACTCCCGCACCAGCTCCTCACCCACCGGCAACCGCACCTCGTGACCGGATCCGCCCGACCGGGCGCCGGGCGAGCCGCCAAGCCGAGGAGCCCCGGCGTCGGGCGTGCCGGCGAGGCGAGGAGACCTGGCGCCGGGTGCGCCGCCGAGGGGAAGAGCCCGGGCGGAGAGGGGCATGGACTCGGCCAGGTCGAGGATCCGGGTGATGTCATCGGGGTCCAGCGGACCGACACGCCAGGCGTCGTGCCCGCCGGGGGAGACGCCCGGCAGGAGCTTGCCCCGCGCAACCAACTGCAGGGCGACCAGCGACGCAGCACCCCAGAACGCCGCCGACGGATGCGCCCCGGCCACCCGTCGCAGCCGCCCAAGCACCGGCACCGCCTCCGCCACAGACAACTCGACCGCCCGCACCGTCTGCAACTCCACGCCACGCGCGCGCTGCTCTACTCGACCCGCGGACTGCTCCGCCTCCGGCGTATCCAGCGCGCTCGCGCCGGGGGACACCACGCGGCCCGTGGACGCGGGGTGTGGGGAGCCGGCGTCGGGGTTGAGGGCGAGCGTGAGGTCTACCTGTCGGCCGAGGTTGAGGGGGAGGGGGGCGCCGGCGGGATCCCAGAAGGCCAGCCGGCTTGTGCGTGGTGGATCGGACGGCCGGAAGACGACGGCGTATCCGGCCAGTTCCTGCCCTGCGCCCAGCAACCCCGTGAACCTCCGTGTCGAATCGGAACAACAGACCCCAGGCATCCTCCCTCACCACACAAGGCGAACGACCACGGCGAAGGACCGGCGCCTGGATCAGACCGGCGCCTGGAGGCCCGGCAGCTTGCCGTCCCCCTCGCAGGTCCGGCACTCCTCGAGCACCCAGGCTGTGGCCGCCGGACCGGTAGGGCGGTTGCCCTGCAGATGAACGATTGCGCGGGCTACCCGAATCCCTCCACTGCCGTCACAGGTCGGGCAAATGGTGTTGATCGTCCCTTGCTCGTCCACAGCACAGTCTCTCCGGTCACCCCGCCGATGACAAAGCGTCAGCACCGTGCCCGGCCGTGTCGTACTGCGTCCGGTACAGCTCCGCGTATCGCCCGCCGGCCGCGAGCAGCTCGGCGTGCCGCCCGCGCTCGACGATCTGGCCGCCCTCGATGACCAGGATCTGGTCGGCAGCGCGGATCGTGGACAACCGGTGCGCGATCACCACCGCCGTACGGCCCGCAAGTGCCTCCGTCAGCGCCTCCTGTACGGCGGCCTCGTTCGTCGAGTCCAGCGCCGCCGTCGCCTCGTCGAGGATCACCACCCGCGGCTGCGCCAGCAGCAACCGGGCGATCGTCAGCCGCTGCCGCTCACCACCGGACAACCGGTACCCGCGCTCGCCGACGACCGTGTCCAGCTGATCCGGCAACGACCTGATCAGCTCACCGAGCCGCGCCCGCTCCAAGGCGTCCCACAGGTCCTCCTCGTCGGCCTCCGGACGCGCGAGCAGCAGGTTCTCCCGGATGGAGTCGTGGAACAGGTGCCCGTCCTGCGTCACCATCCCGAGCGTCTGCCGCAACGACTCCGCCGACACATCCCGTACGTCGGTCCCGGCCAGCCGCACCGCACCGGAGTCCACGTCGTACAGGCGTGGAATCAGCTGCGCGATCGTCGACTTGCCCGCGCCCGACGATCCGACCAGCGCGATCATCTCGCCGGGCTCCGCGCGGAACGAGACGTCGTGCAGCACCTGGACGCCGCCGCGCGTGTCCAGCTTCGCGACCTCCTCGAGCGAAGCCAGCGAGACCTTGTCCGCCGACGGGTACGCGAAGCTCACCCCGGCGAACTCGACCGCGACCGGCCCCTCCGGCACCCGCCCGGCGTCCGGCTTGTCCTTGATCAGCGGCTCCAGGTCCAGCACCTCGAAGACCCGCTCGAAGCTGACCAGCGCGGTCATCACCTCGAGCCGCGCACTCGCGAGCGCGGTCAGCGGTGAGTACAACCGGGTCAGCAGCAACGCCATCGACACCACCGCGCCGGCCTCGAGCTGGTGCCGCAACGCCAGGAAACCGCCCAGCCCGTACACCACCGCGAGCGCCAGCGCCGACACCAGCGTCAACGCGGTCACGAAGATCCACTGCACCATGGCGGTCCGTACGCCGATGTCCCGGACCCGCCGCGCCCGCACCGCGAACTCCGCCGACTCGCGCGCCGGCCGCCCGAACAGCTTCACCAGCGTCGCGCCCGGCGCCGAGAACCGCTCGGTCATCTGCGTACTCATGGTCGCGTTGTAGTTCGCCGCCTCGCGTTGCAGGCCGGCCAACCGCCCCCCGATCCGGCGGGCGGGAACGACGAAGATCGGCAGGATGACCAGCGCGAGCAGCGTGATCTGCCAGGACACGGTGAGCATGACTCCGAGCGTGAGCCCGAGCATCACCAGGTTGCTGACCACGCCCGACAAGGTGTCGCTGAACGCGCGCTGCGCCCCGATCACGTCGTTGTTCAGCCGGGAGACCAGGGCTCCGGTGCGAGTCCGGGTGAAGAACGCGATCGGCATCCGCTGGATGTGGTCGAACACCGCCGTCCGCAGATCCAGGATCAGCCCTTCGCCGATCTGCGCCGACAGCCACCGGGTCATCATGCTCAGCCCGGCCTCCGCGATCGCGATCACCGCGATCAGCACCGCGAGCCTCAGCACGACGCCGAAGGCCTTGCCGCCGACGATCGCGTCGACGACCTTGCCGGCGAGCACCGGCGTCGCGACCGCGAGCACGGCTGCCCCGACGCTCAGCACGAGGAACCAGACCACCTGGGTCCGGTGCGGGCGTGCGAACGCCAGGATCCGCCGCAGGGTCGCGCGGGAGAACGGTCTCTTGTCGTCCTGGGCGTGCATTGCGTGGTACAGCGAGTTCCACGCGGTCATTTCCATGCTCACGGCAGTGCTCCGCAGGTTCGGTCGGCTGGGGACGTCGATGATTCCGTACTCCACCGACAAAAACCGACCGTAGGACCTCGACATTGCTTGAGGTCAATCCCTCCGGGAGCAACTCGTCGCCAAAATGGAGTTGTGAGTGAGTACTCACTCAGTTACCTTGGATCGCGTGAGCCCACGAGCGACCCCACTGCCCCCCGAAGAGCGCCGCGCCGCGATCATCGAGGCGACGCTGCCGTTGCTCGAGGAGTTCGGTCCCGAGGTCAGCACCAAGCAGATCGCCGAGGCCGCCGGGGTCGCGGAGGGCACGATCTTCCGCGCGTTCGGCAGCAAGGACGCGCTGATCAGCGCGGTGATGATGACCGCGCTGGACACCTCGGAGCTGATCAGCGGCCTGGAGGCGGTCGAGCGCTCGCTGCCGTTGCGCGAGCGGACGATCGCCGCCGTCGAGGTCGGCCAGCGGCGACTGAGCAGTGTCTTCCGGCTGATGCTGTCGATGCGGTTGCGGCAGCCGCCGGACTTCAAGCAGACGCCGATCGACGAGGCGCGCCGCAAGCGGCAGTCCGACCAGGCGAACTCGGCGTTCGCCGATCTGCTGCGGCCGGACGCCGACCAGTTGCGGCGGCCGCCCGAAGAAGTGGTCCGGATGATCGGCCTGATCACGTTCTCGGCCACCCACCCAATGATTTCCGGCGGCCACGTGCTGACCGCCGAGGAGATCGTCGACCTGGCGTTCGACGGTCTCCTCAAGCACGACAGGAAGCAACACACCGGTCAGCCACCGGCCACCGAGGACGTCGTCGAGTTCGCACCCGTCGGCGCCCGCCGTCACGACTCTGGGGATGATTGATGTTAGTTCGAGTCTTGCGTACGCACTTGCGTCCGTACGCGGGAAACCTGCTCCTGGTGGTGGTCCTGCAGCTTGTCGGGACGATCGCCTCCCTCTACCTGCCCACCCTGAACGCCGACATCATCGACAACGGGGTGGCCAAGGGCGACACCGGCTACATCGTCGGCACCGGCGGCTGGATGCTCGGCGTCAGCCTGGTGCAGATCGCCTGCACGATCGTCGCGGTGTACTTCGGCGCGAAGACCGCCGCACTGTTCGGCCGCGACGTCCGGGCGGCCGTGTTCCACCGGGTCGGGGAGTTCTCCGCCCGTGAGGTCAACCAGTTCGGCGCGCCGACGCTGATCTCCCGCAGTACCAACGACGTACAGCAGATCCAGATGCTTGTCGTGATGACTACGACGATGCTGGTGGCGGCGCCGATCACGATGATCGGCGGCGTGATCATGGCGGTCCGTCAGGATGTCGGGCTGTCCTGGCTGGTCGTGGTGGCCGTGCCGCTGCTGGCCGGCTGCGTCGGGTTCATCGCGAGCCGGATGGTCCCGCAGTTCCGCAAGATGCAGAAGAACATCGACGGCGTGAACCGGGTGCTGCGCGAGCAGATCACCGGGATCCGGGTGGTCCGGGCGTTCGTCCGCGAGCCACACGAGGTCGAGCGGTTCGGCGAGGCGAACGCGAACCTGACCGACACCGCGATCCGCGCGGGCCGCCTGATGGCGCTGGTGTTCCCGACCGTGATGCTGATCCTGAACGTCTCCAGCGTCGCGGTGCTGTGGTTCGGTGCCTCGCGGATCGAGGACGGCAAGATGCAGGTCGGGGCCTTGACCGCGTTCCTGAGCTACCTGATCCAGATCCTGTTCTCGGTGATGATGGGCGTGTTCGTGATGATCATGGTGCCGCGGGCTTCGGTCTGCGCGGACCGGATCTCCGAGGTCCTGGACACCGAGTCGTCGGTGCGGCCGCCGGTCACGCCGATCAAGAGCTTCACCGGTCGCGGTCAGCTGGTCTTCGAGCGGGCCTCGTTCAAGTACCCGGGCGCCGCGGAGCCGGTGCTGCGGGACATCAGCTTCGTCGCCTCGCCGGGTCAGACGACCGCGATCATCGGTAGTACCGGCGCGGGAAAGACCACGTTGCTCTCGCTGGTGCCGCGGTTGTTCGACGCGACCGACGGGCGGGTGCTCGTCGACGGTATCGACGTACGTGACATCGAGCCCGAGGCACTCTGGGAGCGGATCGGGCTGGTGCCGCAGCGGCCGTACCTGTTCTCCGGGACGGTGGCGAGCAACCTGCGGTACGGCAACCCGGACGCGACCGACGAGGAGCTCTGGGAAGCCCTGACGATTGCTCAGGGCAAGGACTTCGTCGAGGCGATGCCGGACGGCCTGGAGTCCTCGATCGCGCAGGGCGGTACGAACGTGTCCGGCGGTCAGCGGCAGCGGCTCGCGATCGCGCGGGCGCTGGTCCGGAAACCGGAGATCTACCTGTTCGACGACTCGTTCTCGGCGCTCGACCTGGCGACCGACGCCCGGCTGCGGGCGGCGCTCCGGCCGATCACCCGGGAGGCGTGCATGGTGATCGTGGCGCAACGCGTCTCGACGATCATCGACGCCGACCAGATCGTGGTGATCGAGGACGGCGCGATCGTCGGCAAGGGCACCCATGAGGAGTTGCTCGACAGCTGTCCGACGTACGTCGAGATCGTCGAGTCCCAGCGTTCCGCGGAGGAGGCGGCATGAGCGAGAAAGAGAAGCCGTCCTCGAACGGTGAGCGTCCGCAGGACCAGATCGCGAACGGGCAGGCGCCGAACGGGCAGGCATCGAACGGGCAGGCACCGGAGGGTGGCGGGCCGGCGACCGTGAAGGCGACCGAGCGGCCGACCAGCGGTCGCGCGTTCGGGCCGCCCGGAGGTATTCCGGGCGACAAGTCCATGAACTTCCTGCCCTCGGCGAAGCGGCTGCTCGGCCGGCTGCGTCCGCACCGGGTGCAGGTGGCGGGCGTCGTCCTGCTGGCGATCTTCAGCGTCGGCCTGTCGGTGCTCGGCCCGAAGATCCTCGGTCGCGCGACCGACATCATCTTCGCCGGCGCGATCGGCAAACACCTGCCGAGCGGGCTCACCAAGGCCCAGGTGATCGAGCAGACCCGTGCCTCCGGCAACGGCCGGCTCGCGGACCTGCTGCAGGGGATCGACCTGGTCCCGGGCGTCGGCATCGACTTCAGTGCCCTGCGCAACGTCCTGCTGCTGGTGCTCGTGCTGTACGTGGGCGCGTTCTTCCTGTCCTGGGCGCAGGGCTACATCCTGAACGGTGTCGTCCAGCGGACCATTCTCGGTCTGCGGGCCGAGGTCGAGGAGAAGCTGAACAAGCTGCCGCTGAGCTACTTCGACGGCGCGCCGCGCGGTGAGCTGCTCAGCCGGGTCACCAACGACATCGACAACATCTCCACCAGCCTGCAGCAGACGCTGAGCCAGCTGCTCACCTCGCTGCTGACGGTGATCGGCGTGATCGCGATGATGTTCGTGATCTCCCCGGTGCTGGCGCTGATCGCGCTGGTCACGATCCCGATCTCGATGGTGCTGACCGCGGTGATCGCGAAGCGCTCGCAGGTCCGGTTCGTCGCCCAGTGGCGGCACACCGGCGCGCTGAACGGCCAGATCGAGGAGGCGTTCACCGGGCACGAGCTGGTCAAGGTGTTCGGCCGCCAGAAGGAGATCGAGGCCAGCTTCAACGCGAAGAACGACGAACTGTTCAAGGCCTCGTTCGGTGCGCAGTTCATCTCCGGGCTGATCATGCCGCTGATGATGTTCATCGGGAACGTGAACTACGTGGTGATCGCGGTGATCGGCGGTCTGCGGGTGGCGTCCGGCACGATGTCGCTGGGCGACGTCCAGGCGTTCATCCAGTACTCCCGGCAGTTCACCCAGCCGCTCACCCAGGTGGCCTCGATGGCGAACCTGCTGCAGT
This genomic interval carries:
- a CDS encoding TetR/AcrR family transcriptional regulator, encoding MSPRATPLPPEERRAAIIEATLPLLEEFGPEVSTKQIAEAAGVAEGTIFRAFGSKDALISAVMMTALDTSELISGLEAVERSLPLRERTIAAVEVGQRRLSSVFRLMLSMRLRQPPDFKQTPIDEARRKRQSDQANSAFADLLRPDADQLRRPPEEVVRMIGLITFSATHPMISGGHVLTAEEIVDLAFDGLLKHDRKQHTGQPPATEDVVEFAPVGARRHDSGDD
- a CDS encoding DEAD/DEAH box helicase, which gives rise to MLGAGQELAGYAVVFRPSDPPRTSRLAFWDPAGAPLPLNLGRQVDLTLALNPDAGSPHPASTGRVVSPGASALDTPEAEQSAGRVEQRARGVELQTVRAVELSVAEAVPVLGRLRRVAGAHPSAAFWGAASLVALQLVARGKLLPGVSPGGHDAWRVGPLDPDDITRILDLAESMPLSARALPLGGAPGARSPRLAGTPDAGAPRLGGSPGARSGGSGHEVRLPVGEELVREFLDAVADGMPRSPAAAKLHQTNLFAAAAPQRAERLRGWADEVSAGLDAGVRISLRVEMGAEQSFDAVVQLHSLKDPTLVSDADDVWSADVPGFGPRARIDATLAIRRAARVWRPLGQLLDSAVPDRLDLADEDVADLLAGSAQRLAAAGVDVHWPRSLGRSLTARAAITSADGPPSDLPGFFQGDKTLDFSWQVALGDDPLTAAELDQLAESTRPVVRLRDQWMLIDPELARKARERILKPVTAIDALGAALTGTTEVDGQHITVTPAKWLDDLRARIADPDRADDPIAAPPGLEATLRDYQLRGLRWLTRMTSLGLGGCLADDMGLGKTITLISLHLHRRQSEDTAGPTLVVCPASLLGNWEREIRRFAPGTSVRRFHGTSRSLDEAQDGFVLTTYGTLRRDAVRLAGHPWGLVVADEAQHVKNPSSGTAKALRTIPAKARVALTGTPVENNLSELWAILDWTTPSLLGRLGTFRNQWATPIEADKDEEVAARLAKLVRPFLLRRKKSDPGIAPELPPKTETDQPVSLTREQVVLYEATVRELMDEVRASDRMARRGLIVKLLTGLKQICNHPAQYLKEPGDARLTGRSGKLELLDELLQTIVAEDGAVLVFTQYVAMARLLERHLAERGIGAQLLHGGTPIPQREEMVDRFQAGEVPVFLLSLKAAGTGLNLTRAEHVVHYDRWWNPAVEDQATDRAYRIGQTRPVQVHRLIAEGTIEDRIAGMLATKRALAAAVLSGGEAALTELSDTELADLVELRGGAR
- a CDS encoding ABC transporter ATP-binding protein; this encodes MSEKEKPSSNGERPQDQIANGQAPNGQASNGQAPEGGGPATVKATERPTSGRAFGPPGGIPGDKSMNFLPSAKRLLGRLRPHRVQVAGVVLLAIFSVGLSVLGPKILGRATDIIFAGAIGKHLPSGLTKAQVIEQTRASGNGRLADLLQGIDLVPGVGIDFSALRNVLLLVLVLYVGAFFLSWAQGYILNGVVQRTILGLRAEVEEKLNKLPLSYFDGAPRGELLSRVTNDIDNISTSLQQTLSQLLTSLLTVIGVIAMMFVISPVLALIALVTIPISMVLTAVIAKRSQVRFVAQWRHTGALNGQIEEAFTGHELVKVFGRQKEIEASFNAKNDELFKASFGAQFISGLIMPLMMFIGNVNYVVIAVIGGLRVASGTMSLGDVQAFIQYSRQFTQPLTQVASMANLLQSGVASAERVFEVLDAEEQVPEDATPEKVTDARGRVEFEHVSFSYDPAKPLITDLSLVAEPGQTVAIVGPTGAGKTTLVNLIMRFYELNGGKITLDGVDITDLTRHDLRSRIGMVLQDTWLFGGTIRDNLLYGNLDATEEDMLAAAKATYVDRFVHSLPDGYDTVIDEEGSNVSAGEKQLLTIARAFLADPQLLILDEATSSVDTRTEVLVQRAMAALRSDRTSFVIAHRLSTIRDADLILVMEDGAIVEQGTHTELLALNGAYARLYNAQFSGAVVDIDEEAATLATPAPAGRPMSR
- a CDS encoding ABC transporter ATP-binding protein, which encodes MLVRVLRTHLRPYAGNLLLVVVLQLVGTIASLYLPTLNADIIDNGVAKGDTGYIVGTGGWMLGVSLVQIACTIVAVYFGAKTAALFGRDVRAAVFHRVGEFSAREVNQFGAPTLISRSTNDVQQIQMLVVMTTTMLVAAPITMIGGVIMAVRQDVGLSWLVVVAVPLLAGCVGFIASRMVPQFRKMQKNIDGVNRVLREQITGIRVVRAFVREPHEVERFGEANANLTDTAIRAGRLMALVFPTVMLILNVSSVAVLWFGASRIEDGKMQVGALTAFLSYLIQILFSVMMGVFVMIMVPRASVCADRISEVLDTESSVRPPVTPIKSFTGRGQLVFERASFKYPGAAEPVLRDISFVASPGQTTAIIGSTGAGKTTLLSLVPRLFDATDGRVLVDGIDVRDIEPEALWERIGLVPQRPYLFSGTVASNLRYGNPDATDEELWEALTIAQGKDFVEAMPDGLESSIAQGGTNVSGGQRQRLAIARALVRKPEIYLFDDSFSALDLATDARLRAALRPITREACMVIVAQRVSTIIDADQIVVIEDGAIVGKGTHEELLDSCPTYVEIVESQRSAEEAA
- a CDS encoding ABC transporter ATP-binding protein, whose amino-acid sequence is MTAWNSLYHAMHAQDDKRPFSRATLRRILAFARPHRTQVVWFLVLSVGAAVLAVATPVLAGKVVDAIVGGKAFGVVLRLAVLIAVIAIAEAGLSMMTRWLSAQIGEGLILDLRTAVFDHIQRMPIAFFTRTRTGALVSRLNNDVIGAQRAFSDTLSGVVSNLVMLGLTLGVMLTVSWQITLLALVILPIFVVPARRIGGRLAGLQREAANYNATMSTQMTERFSAPGATLVKLFGRPARESAEFAVRARRVRDIGVRTAMVQWIFVTALTLVSALALAVVYGLGGFLALRHQLEAGAVVSMALLLTRLYSPLTALASARLEVMTALVSFERVFEVLDLEPLIKDKPDAGRVPEGPVAVEFAGVSFAYPSADKVSLASLEEVAKLDTRGGVQVLHDVSFRAEPGEMIALVGSSGAGKSTIAQLIPRLYDVDSGAVRLAGTDVRDVSAESLRQTLGMVTQDGHLFHDSIRENLLLARPEADEEDLWDALERARLGELIRSLPDQLDTVVGERGYRLSGGERQRLTIARLLLAQPRVVILDEATAALDSTNEAAVQEALTEALAGRTAVVIAHRLSTIRAADQILVIEGGQIVERGRHAELLAAGGRYAELYRTQYDTAGHGADALSSAG